The Pan troglodytes isolate AG18354 chromosome 1, NHGRI_mPanTro3-v2.0_pri, whole genome shotgun sequence genome includes a region encoding these proteins:
- the MFSD2A gene encoding sodium-dependent lysophosphatidylcholine symporter 1 (The RefSeq protein has 3 substitutions compared to this genomic sequence), producing MAKGEGAESGSAAGLLPTSILQSTERPAQVKKEPKKKKQQLSVCNKLCYALGGAPYQVTGCALGFFLQIYLLDVAQVGPFSASIILFVGRAWDAITDPLVGLCISKSPWTCLGRLMPWIIFSTPLAVIAYFLIWFVPDFPHGQTYWYLLFYCLFETMVTCFHVPYSALTMFISTEQTERDSATAYRMTVEVLGTVLGTAIQGQIVGQADTPCFQDLNSSTVASQSANHTHGTTSHRETQKAYLLAAGVIVCIYIICAVILILGVREQREPYEAQQAEPIAYFRGLRLVMRHGPYIKLITGFLFTSLAFMLVEGNFVLFCTYTLGFRNEFQNLLLAIMLSATLTIPIWQWFLTRFGKKTAVYVGISSAVPFLILVALMESNLIITYAVAVAAGISVAAAFLLPWSMLPDVIDDFHQKQPHFHGTEPIFFSFYVFFTKFASGVSLGISTLSLDFAGYQTRGCSQPERVKFTLNMLVTMAPIVLILLGLLLFKMYPIDEERRRQNKKALQALRDEASSSGCSETDSTELASIL from the exons ATGGCCAAAGGAGAAGGCGCCGAGAGCGGCTCCGCGGCGGGGCTGCTGCCCACCAGCATCCTCCAAAGCACTGAACGCCCGGCCCAGGTGAAG aAAGAAccgaaaaagaagaaacaacagtTGTCTGTTTGCAACAAGCTTTGCTATGCACTTGGGGGAGCCCCCTACCAGGTGACGGGCTGTGCCCTGGGTTTCTTCCTTCAGATCTACCTACTGGATGTGGCTCAG GTGGGCCCtttctctgcctccatcatcCTGTTTGTGGGCCGAGCCTGGGATGCCATCACAGACCCCCTGGTGGGCCTCTGCATCAGCAAATCCCCCTGGACCTGCCTGGGTCGCCTTATGCCCTG gaTCATCTTCTCCACGCCCCTGGCCGTCATTGCCTACTTCCTCATCTGGTTCGTGCCCGACTTCCCACACGGCCAGACCTATTGGTACCTGCTTTTCTATTGCCTCTTTGAGACAATGGTCACG TGTTTCCATGTTCCCTACTCGGCTCTCACCATGTTCATCAGCACCGAGCAGACTGAACGGGATTCTGCCACCGCCTATC GGATGACTGTGGAAGTGCTGGGCACAGTGCTGGGCACGGCGATCCAGGGGCAAATCGTGGGCCAAGCAGACACGCCTTGTTTCCAGGACCTCAATAGCTCTACAGTAGCTTCACAAAGTGCCAACCATACACATGGCACCACCTCACACAGGGAAACG CAAAAGGCATACCTGCTGGCAGCGGGGGTCATTGTCTGTATCTATATAATCTGTGCTGTCATCCTGATCCTGGGCGTGCGGGAGCAGAGAG AACCCTATGAAGGCCAGCAGGCTGAGCCGATCGCCTACTTCCGGGGCCTACGGCTGGTCATGAGCCACGGCCCATACATCAAACTTATTACCGGCTTCCTCTTCACCTCCTTGGCTTTCATG CTGGTGGAGGGGAACTTTGTCTTGTTTTGCACCTACACCTTGGGCTTCCGCAATGAATTCCAGAATCTactcctggccatcatg CTCTCGGCCACTTTAACCATTCCCATCTGGCAGTGGTTCTTGACCCGGTTTGGCAAGAAGACAGCTGTATATGTTGGGATCTCA TCAGCAGTGCCATTTCTCATCTTGGTGGCCCTCATGGAGAGTAACCTCATCATTACATATGCGGTAGCTGTGGCAGCTGGCATCAGTGTGGCAGCTGCCTTCTTACTACCCTG GTCCATGCTGCCTGATGTCATTGACGACTTCCATCTGAAGCAGCCCCACTTCCATGGAACCGAGCCCATCTTCTTCTCCTTCTATGTCTTCTTCACCAAGTTTGCCTCTGGAGTGTCACTGGGCATTTCTACCCTCAGTCTGGA CTTTGCAGGGTACCAGACCCGTGGCTGCTCGCAGCCGGAACGTGTCAAGTTTACACTGAACATGCTCGTGACCATGGCTCCCATAGTTCTCATCCTGCTGGGCCTGCTGCTCTTCAAAATGTACCCCATTGATGAGGAGAGGCGGCGGCAGAATAAGAAGGCCCTGCAGGCACTGAG gGACGAGGCCAGCAGCTCTGGCTGCTCAGAAACAGACTCCACAGAGCTGGCTAGCATCCTCTAG